A segment of the Aureliella helgolandensis genome:
CACGCGCGTCTAACTCTCGAGTCATTGATGGCTGCCCGGCTTGGACAATCCGAGCAACTCCGCGACCTCCTACAGAAGGCCAGCCAGGCCCAACCGGAAGTCCGCGGAGTCTGCAACGGTGAGGAGTTTGTAGGCATTCGCGACTTGGACGATCGTGTCGCTGGCGTCTTGGAGGTCATCACCGGTACAGGAAAATACTACTGGGTCCCCTGGGAAAACATTGAGAGCTTAGAGATGGAAGCTCCCAAAGTACCACTGGACCTACTCTATCGACGAACACAAATCGAAGTCAGCGGTGGCCCCAACGGAGAAGTTTACGTTCCAACTCGCTATGTAGCCGCCGCAGACGAACAGCTCGAAGACGCGTTGCTTCTTGGAAGAGCCACCGATTGGATTGGAGAGGAAGGAGAATTGGTTCAGGGGCGAGGCCTGCGAACTCTGCTGCTAGGGGACAAAGACCTGCCGGTTATGGAAATCCAAACTCTGAGCTTCGCGAGTTCTGAAGCATGAGTAGGATTCGACCTGATCAATTCCTACTCCCATCGGTCTACGACCGACTCCTCGACGACGCTCCAGAGAGTCAAACGGAAGCTCCCCATAGCCGCGCCCAACTGCTGCGTGAGCTCAAAGCCTCAGTGCGACGTGATCTGGAAAATCTGCTCAACACTCGCATCAGCCTCTACGCCATTCCCGACGATCTACCTGAGTTGAAGACGTCGGTCCTCAACTACGGCATTCCAGACTTCACGGGATTATCGATGGGAAGTCGTGCACAGCGCGAGAAGCTGCGGGGGCTAGTCGAAGATGCCGTCCGTCGCTTTGAGACTCGGTTTATCGAGGTGCGAGTCGAAATGGTCACGTCGGGTGATGGCGAGAATGTTCGAGACCGAGCGATCAAGTTTCGAATTGACGGAATCCTCTACGCCGAACCCTCTCCAGAACCGGTATCCTTCGACTCTCAGTTACGACCTCAACTTGGTGATTTTGAAGTGCGAGCCTCGGTAGGATGATAGATAAATTACTCGACTACTACCAAAGAGAACTCAATTTTCTTCGCGAGCTGGGAAGTGAGTTCGCTGAGCAACATCCCAAGATTGCTGGACGCCTGCGGCTCGATGCAGATTCGATTGAAGATCCGCACGTCTCGCGTTTTGTTGAGGCCTCAGCACTTCTCGCGGCTCGCACACGACTGAAAATTGATGATGAGTTTCCTGACATTTGTCAGGCCATCCTGCAAACGCTCTACCCCCACTACCTCAGTCCCACCCCTCCCGCATGCATTGTTCAGCTGGCGATCAATGACAAGACGTACGAGGGTCTCAATGGGCATCAAGTTAAGCGTGGTGCGCGTCTGGAAACAGAGCCGGTCGACGGCGAACCATGCCGCTTCCAAACCTGCTTTGATACCCGCTTGTGGCCCATGGAGGTTGAGCAGGTCGATTACTTAGTACCGCCGCTCCCATTCCACACCTCTCCATGGAACCGGGATGTCCAGGCGGCCATTCGAGTGCGATTCTCTGCGTTGTCTCCCAAAACGGACCTTACAAAACTCAACATCAACGATCTGAATCTCTTCCTCGGTGGCTCGGCCGCTTGCTCCAATGCACTGGTGGAAGCTCTGTTTGGCAACGTCTTGGGAGTCGCCCTGTCCGATGGTGCAGACCGCTGGGAATGGCTTCCCACCGCCTGTGCGGCGCCGATCGGCTACCACGATCATGAGAGCTTGCTGCCACACACCCCGCGGAGCCTCACCGCCTACCGGATCTTGTCGGAATTCTTCGCCATGAACGCCAAGTTCCGTTTTGTGAACGTCAACTTCCAAAATCGCTGGCAACAGGCAGTTTCGGCCGAGCGAGGCGAATTGATCTTCTTTCTCAAACGCATGCATCCGGTCTTGCAACGCGAGCTGGATCGAGATGCCTTGCGGACCGAATGCACACCGGCGGTGAACCTGTTTTTCAAGCGAGCGGAACCCATTCGCACCACGGAAAATCAGGTTGAATACCGCGTTATCCCCAATGCCCGTGGCCCAGCCGCAGCCGAAATCTACTCCATCGATCGCGTGACCGCAATTTCCGCCAACGGGATTGAGCGCGAGTTCCTCCCCTTCTTCCAACCCCAACACCCGCCTAGCAGCACGCATCCTCAGCGTTACTGGTACGCCAAGCGGGTGCAGTCCATTGGAAAAACCTCCGACACAGACCGCGGCAGCGAGCTCTATCTCTCGGTAGTGGATCTCCACGGAGAGGCCTGCATGGATGATGGCTGGTCGATCGACGTGGAGACGACATGCTTGAATCGTGATCGCGTTGCACGTTTGCCCTTCGGTGGCGGACACCCTCGACTCGTACTGACCGAAGGCGGAGCTTCGATCAGAGCTTCGTGCATTACGCCCCCCACACCAACTCTACGCGCAATCGATCGAGAGGACCTCCACTGGCGGCTCGTCTCGCACCTCTCCTTAAATCATTTAGTGCTCACCAACGGAACCGATGGGGCCGAAGCACTTCGCGAGATACTGCGTCTTTACGATGCCGAGGATAGCCCCGAATCACGCAAGGTGATCGAATCGGTGTTGCAAGTCCAATACCGTCGGGGCACCGCTCGCGTACCAGGCGGTCCGGCGCCCGGATTTTGCCGCGGTATCGACGTAGAAATTTCCTTAGATGCGGAGCGTCTTGGTGGCACGGGCGTCTATTTGTTCGCCAATGTGCTAGAGCGTTTCATGGGGCTCTTCGCCACGCTCAATTCCTTTACCCGCACCACGGTGCGGGTGCGGGGAAGCGAGCTGCCGTTGATCGTTGGCCAAGCTCGCGCAGGTAGTCAAACCCTCATATAACCATGCTTTTCAATCTCGGTTCGACTTCATTCAACTTACTGATGCTGTAGTATAAATCGTGGACTTGCACACCTAAAGCACCACGTTTGTCCCTCAAGCTCGATACAAGACTAGCTGCCCCATGGATTCCGAACCCGACGCTTCGTCTCCCGCTGCATCGCACAGCGATCCACCTTCCGCACTACCGGTGCGGTCCGTCTCCTTTTTCGCAGCGCTCCGCAAGATCCAGTCCGAACAAGCTGCGTTGATTGGTCGGGACACTCGTCCCGCACACGAACCGGTGCGGCTACGCAGTGAACCATCGGTCGCCTTTCCCTCCACCGAATTGGCCAAGGCGACCACTTCCGCCAGTGGCCAAGTCGTTTTGGATGTGTCGTTTCTAGGCCTCTTCGGTCCATCCGGGACTCTCCCTCAACACTACACCCAGACCATCATCGATCGCGGGCGCCAGAAAGATTACGCGCTGCGAGACTTTCTGAACTTATTCAACCATCGCTGGATTTCGTTTTTCTATCGAGCTTGGGAAAAACACGACTTCCCCTCCGCTTTCCAAACATCCCGCAGTTTGAAGCAAGAGGACCCCATCACCAAAATACTTTCCTCGCTGGTTGGATTTGGCACCAGCGGTCTGCGCGATCGCACACAGCTCGACGATTCATCGCTGCTGTACTATGCGGGGCTGCTCGCCGATACGCGTGCCCGTCAAACGTCCCTGACAAACATGATTGCCGATTGGTTTAAAGTCTCCGTTGAGGTGTTGCAGTTTCAAGGACAATGGATCCACATTTCCGTTCCCGACCAAACTCGCATGCAGGCGGGGCAATTGGGTGTTAATAGCAATAACCGACTGGGGTTTGATACGGTGGCTGGACAACGGGTGTGGAACGTGGAAAACCGCCTCCGTCTAAAAATCGGTCCGCTGAACGTCGAGGAATTTAGGCGTTTCTCTCCGATGGGCGATCGTCTAGCGGCATTGCATGCTCTGGCTAGGACCTATTTGGGTCCTCAGATGGAGTTTGATATTCAAGTAGTGCTTCAACGTCAATCAGTGCCGCCCATACGCCTGGGCAGCTCGCCAAACCCTAGTCACCTAGGCTGGAACACTTGGCTCGGAAACTGGCCTTTCGCTCGTGACGCTCAAGACGCCATCTTCGAATTGGAGGACACTGCCTCGTTATCATCCGGTTAGCAAACCGTCGCCCGCAAAATTCACCGCCGATGCCCAAGGCCTCGATTCCCATGGGTATTCCCCGGCTACATTTCCATTCATGTCCCCAGCACCTCCTTCTCGGAAGCGTGCCAGCTAAGAAAGTCTGACCGATGGTTCAAGTCAACCTCAAGAATCTCATTGAACGTCTAAATCCAACTTGCAAGAAGTCGCTGGAGGGCGCCGCGGGACTTTGCTTATCTCGCACCAATTACAACGTGGAGGTGGAGCACTGGCTCGCCAAATTGTTGGAGGACAGTCAAACCGATCTCTCGCTTTGCCTGAAGGCCTTTGATGTCGACATTTCCCAGCTGCAACGCGATTTAACGCAAGTCATCGAC
Coding sequences within it:
- a CDS encoding type VI secretion system accessory protein TagJ; protein product: MNASELFQAGDLQGALTAATAELKAKPTDVSGRLLLAELLWFSGQLDRVEKQLETVSLQSTQGAMTLALYRQILRGELAREQVLREGRPPEIVSELPEHARLTLESLMAARLGQSEQLRDLLQKASQAQPEVRGVCNGEEFVGIRDLDDRVAGVLEVITGTGKYYWVPWENIESLEMEAPKVPLDLLYRRTQIEVSGGPNGEVYVPTRYVAAADEQLEDALLLGRATDWIGEEGELVQGRGLRTLLLGDKDLPVMEIQTLSFASSEA
- the tssE gene encoding type VI secretion system baseplate subunit TssE, with amino-acid sequence MSRIRPDQFLLPSVYDRLLDDAPESQTEAPHSRAQLLRELKASVRRDLENLLNTRISLYAIPDDLPELKTSVLNYGIPDFTGLSMGSRAQREKLRGLVEDAVRRFETRFIEVRVEMVTSGDGENVRDRAIKFRIDGILYAEPSPEPVSFDSQLRPQLGDFEVRASVG
- the tssF gene encoding type VI secretion system baseplate subunit TssF, with amino-acid sequence MIDKLLDYYQRELNFLRELGSEFAEQHPKIAGRLRLDADSIEDPHVSRFVEASALLAARTRLKIDDEFPDICQAILQTLYPHYLSPTPPACIVQLAINDKTYEGLNGHQVKRGARLETEPVDGEPCRFQTCFDTRLWPMEVEQVDYLVPPLPFHTSPWNRDVQAAIRVRFSALSPKTDLTKLNINDLNLFLGGSAACSNALVEALFGNVLGVALSDGADRWEWLPTACAAPIGYHDHESLLPHTPRSLTAYRILSEFFAMNAKFRFVNVNFQNRWQQAVSAERGELIFFLKRMHPVLQRELDRDALRTECTPAVNLFFKRAEPIRTTENQVEYRVIPNARGPAAAEIYSIDRVTAISANGIEREFLPFFQPQHPPSSTHPQRYWYAKRVQSIGKTSDTDRGSELYLSVVDLHGEACMDDGWSIDVETTCLNRDRVARLPFGGGHPRLVLTEGGASIRASCITPPTPTLRAIDREDLHWRLVSHLSLNHLVLTNGTDGAEALREILRLYDAEDSPESRKVIESVLQVQYRRGTARVPGGPAPGFCRGIDVEISLDAERLGGTGVYLFANVLERFMGLFATLNSFTRTTVRVRGSELPLIVGQARAGSQTLI
- the tssG gene encoding type VI secretion system baseplate subunit TssG encodes the protein MDSEPDASSPAASHSDPPSALPVRSVSFFAALRKIQSEQAALIGRDTRPAHEPVRLRSEPSVAFPSTELAKATTSASGQVVLDVSFLGLFGPSGTLPQHYTQTIIDRGRQKDYALRDFLNLFNHRWISFFYRAWEKHDFPSAFQTSRSLKQEDPITKILSSLVGFGTSGLRDRTQLDDSSLLYYAGLLADTRARQTSLTNMIADWFKVSVEVLQFQGQWIHISVPDQTRMQAGQLGVNSNNRLGFDTVAGQRVWNVENRLRLKIGPLNVEEFRRFSPMGDRLAALHALARTYLGPQMEFDIQVVLQRQSVPPIRLGSSPNPSHLGWNTWLGNWPFARDAQDAIFELEDTASLSSG